One Methylocystis iwaonis genomic window, CACGACGTGGCGAAGCCAGTTGCTGGAAGGCGCGGCCGGCGTTTTCGGGCAGGATAAGACGGAGCCGAAAGAGGCCGCCGTCGACCTGAAGGGTCTTCACGCGAAGATCGGCGAACTCACGTTGGAGAACGATTTTTTGTCCGGCGCGCTCACAAAAGCGGGATTGCTGAGCGCAAAAAGATGATCGACCGCGATCACGATCTTTCGATCGCCCGGCAGGCGAAGGCGCTGGGCGTCGCCCGCAGCTCCGTCTACTACAGGCCGCGGCCGGTTTCGGCCGAGGACCTCGAGCTGATGCGCCGTCTCGACGCGCTGCATCTCGAACACCCCTTCGCGGGCGCGCGGATGCTGCGCGATCTTCTGCGGCGCGAGGGCGTCGCCGTGGGCCGCCGGCATGTCGCGACATTGATGAAGCGGATGGGGATCGAGGCGCTCTATCGGCGGCCGAACACGAGCAAGCCTGCGCCGGGACACAAGGTGTACCCGTATCTGCTGCGCGGGGTGAAGATCGAACGGCCGAACCAGGTCTGGGCGACGGACATCAGCTACATCCCGATGCGGCGCGGCTTCGTCTATCTCGCAGCGGTCGTCGACGTCTTCACGCGGCGCGTCCTGTCGCATCGCGTGTCGATCACTATGGAGGCGGAGTTCTGCGTCGAAGCCTTGAAGGAGGCCCTGGCGAAATACGGCAAGCCAGAGATTTTCAACACGGACCAAGGCAGCCAGTTCACCAGTCTCGACTTCACCGGCGTGCTGCTCGATGCGAAAATATCGATCAGC contains:
- a CDS encoding IS3 family transposase (programmed frameshift), which encodes MTKRSRRTHSPAFKAKVALAAIKGEKTLAELAQQFDVHPNQITTWRSQLLEGAAGVFGQDKTEPKEAAVDLKGLHAKIGELTLENGFFVRRAHKSGIAERKKMIDRDHDLSIARQAKALGVARSSVYYRPRPVSAEDLELMRRLDALHLEHPFAGARMLRDLLRREGVAVGRRHVATLMKRMGIEALYRRPNTSKPAPGHKVYPYLLRGVKIERPNQVWATDISYIPMRRGFVYLAAVVDVFTRRVLSHRVSITMEAEFCVEALKEALAKYGKPEIFNTDQGSQFTSLDFTGVLLDAKISISMDGKGAWRDNVFVERLWRSVKYEEVYLKAYDSMSEARASIGRYLAFYNEGRPHTALDGRTPDEAYFGIKETAMAA